GTGTATATGTCTGCCATGGAACAATGTTATGCATTTACGAAGGATTCTGTACAACATACACTTACCAGTGGTACTACCGATTCATCATTTACGACGACGACGCCAATAAATATAGCAGTGTCAAGGAATGGACGGATATATAACAATGCATTTTCGCTCTATGCCACCAAACAGGGCTGTGATTCAGGCTATGTAGGATCAACAGTTTCAAAACAGATAGCTGCAAATCTGGCTTATTCTTATGTGTCTCAGTTAGATGCTCAGGATAAAGCAGGTGCCAGTTCTTTGAGCGCTTTGCAAGCCACAGCGAATGCGCAGGGGATATGTCTGGATGCAACACATCTGGTAATGAGAACAAAGGCGAATAGTACTTCAACTTATAGCAGTATCACTTATCAAACCGAAGGAGGGACTGCGACTACGAAGATTTTTGACGATGTTCAATTAACTATTCCTCTTAGTCAGGCGATGTGGACAATTACCCTGAAAACTATGTCTGGTACTTCAAATGTATCTATAAATGGAGGTGCTACGGAAACTTTTGATAGTAATGGGAAAACATGGCATATCACCGGCCCGCCAATTACCATTGAAATTTGGAATCCGTAATTAAATTCTTAACACTCCTGATTAAACATATGAAACGATATATTCTCATACTGATCTATAGTTGTTTAATACTGGCAGGCACCAACCTGTACGGACAATCCTCCTGTACCTGCGAATGCCTCAAGCCACTGTTCGACTATCTGATCGCATCCAACCGTCTCCAAACAAAAGAAACGGACCACATCATCCTTGCATCTCTCCTCAGAGATGCAAGGCTTGCTGGTTACGATGTCTCTTATACCAGGTGTGCAATCCTATATAAGAACATTAATAAGTACTTCTACGCTACCTCTACAGCTACTTCCGGCACCACTTATAATGCCAGAATAGGTGATTGTGAAGTCAATATTAACGCTACCAGCTCTGTAACTTTCAATAATCTGCTAAGTAATGCCTGCACCGGCACCGGCGAAACAGTGACCTACCATCTTTCCGGTAGTACTACCACCATCGCTACACTATCCATTGGCAATTGTTACACCTGCACAACAGCCGCTTCCGCCCTCTGTTACAGTGCTGTCACCGACACCAGTGTGAATGCGTATACTTATGGGCTGGCAGGTAACTGGCGTCCCTCCAAAAGCTATGTCTACTATGGTAATCGTGCTGAAACAAATACAACAACCGAAGTAGTGCTCAGAACCGGGGGAACTATATCTGCCTTTGCTCCATTCTGGAAAGTCGTTAACAAAAAATTGACTGCTCAGCAGGATACTACCCGTTGGGTGTGGAATAGCCAGACAACCCTCTATAACAAAAAAGGGCTGGAACTGGAAACAAGAGATCCTTTAAACAGATATACCGCTGGCCTGTACGGTTACCAGGACGCCATGATCATTGCCGCTACTCAAAATGCGCGCTACAGAGAAGCCACCTACGAAGGCTTTGAAGACTATTATTATGGAGTACCTGCTTGTGATGAAGGCTGTAGCATAGGTCGTAACCTGGACTTTTCGGGGTATAAATCATATATCACTACCGAAGCGCCACATACCGGCAAATACAGCATACGTATACCCAAAGACTCAACAATTGGTATCAGTGCCTCCGTTGAACAGGCCGATAGTACTTCCCTTGGACTGACTTTTAATACAGGCACGAATCTCTGCACCAGTACGAATATTTTAAAAAGTGTAAAGGCGACCCAGGATGCCCTGTTGCCAATCTTCTCACCAATAGCAGGCAAACAGATCGTAGTAAGTTGCTGGGTAAAAGAAGCACAACCATGTACTGGCGAGACCTATGTGAACAATCGCCTTTCCATTGTAGTAAAACGTGCCGGCAATAGTGATACTACTTATACTGCTATTCCTAAAGGCGCTATCATCGAAGGTTGGCAGCGTTATGAGCAGGTCGTATCCCTGCCTGCCGGAAGTACCACCTTATCCATCTATTTGAAATCGTTGAATAGTACAGTCGTATACCTGGATGACCTCCGCATTCACCCATACAATGCGAACATGAAATCCTTTGCATACGATCCGGGTAATTTAAGGCTGATGGCCGAACTGGACGAAAATAACTATGCAACCTTCTTTGAGTATGATGATGATGGTACATTGATTCGTCAAAAGAAAGAAACGGAAAGAGGAATAAAAACAATTTCAGAAAGCAGAAACGCCCTGTTAAAAGAATAGCCCTATGCGACAATTATTGCAAAAATATACCGGCATCTTTAGCGTGCTACTATTATTGCTGATCACAGCAATGGATAGCCATGCCCAGTCAGTCACCGTGCTCCGGCAAACACTGGATAGCAACAAGATCGCTGTGAATGATAGCATTGTGGTGACAGATGCCACATATTTCGACGTAACTAAACTACCAAAACTAGATACGCCTTATAGCGTAAAAAACGTCGTTACCTTAAAGATCAATGAATATTCAAAACTTTACCTTCCTTCGGAGTTTACAGCTTCTGTGAAGGTGAGGATTACATATACCAAACCAGACTTTAAAACCGATACCCTTTCACAGACGCTGACCATTAACTACAAATCTACCGATGCTTATACCAGCAGGTCCAGCTTTGTATTCAGCAATGCGCATAAGGTAAAGGTGGAGGTATTGAGTGTAACTATTACTGCGGAGAAGGACATTCTTCCTGCATTGACACTGGAAAATGAGATGTACGTTCGCCCCGTATATAAACTGGCTTGTACGGATGCGGTCACCAGTGTTTCAAATAATGGCGCCCAGTTGGTGGATACCAGTGATGAGCTGACGGTGCAATGGTCAGCAGTGGAAGGAGCAGATGCTTATGACCTGGAATGGACCCATATTGATTCTACCGCATTGTTCAGATATGGTACACCACTGGATACAGAGGCGGTATTCCGTAACAACGCTACCCGTGTGACCATTTCAGGCACCAGCTATAATATACCACTCATGTTCGACGAGCCGGGTATTATATTTTATAGGGTAAGGTCTGTGCAGGAAAGATCCAATAACGTGAGAATGGAAACTGTATGGAGTTCCAAATACAGTGCTGGATTCGGAAAATTTGGTTATAGCGGACACGAACGCTCTCTCAACTGGCAATCTGCCATCAGCTTTGCAGAAGAAGGAAAACGTAAGGTCGTAGTCAATTATTATGATGGTAGCTTACACAGTCGTCAGACGGTTACCAAAGATAATAGTACGAATACGGCTATCGTAGCAGAGACAATGTATGATTACCAGGGGCGGCCTGCTATCCAGGTAATGCCTGCACCTACATTAAGTAATGCAGTAAAATATTTCAGGAGTTTTAATAACGCTGCAAATGGAGCTGAGTATGACAAGAACCAATATGATTCCCTGGCTAGCGCCAGTGACTATCTGACTGGCGGTGCAGCAGCGATGTCTTCTTTATCAGGTGCTAACCAGTATTATTCTGCAAACAACCCTGAGAGCAACCAGGGCGTGAACCGTTACCTGCCAAACTCGAATGGATATGCATTTACCCAGACAGAATATACACAGGATAATACAGGCAGGATCAGCAGGCAGAGCGGGGTAGGCGATGTATTTAAATTGGGTAGCAATCATGAGACCCGTTACCAATACGGCAGCCCAAGCCAGGAGGAACTGGATTTATTATTTGGTACGGATGTAGGAGATAAAACACACTATTTTAAAAATTCCGTAAAGGATGCAAATGGCCAGGTTGCAATAACGTATGTTGACATGCATGGCCGAACAATTGCAACAGCACTGGCAGGAAGTCCGGATAGTGCAAATCTTTCCGCATTGCCGGGTGTTACACCGCTGACTTACCTGGATACATTGTCACGTCAGGGTAGTAATCAAATCAAAGACCTGACACTTGAAACAGTTGAGAGCAAGGTAGTATCTGTTGATGCTACTTATACGTTCCACTACAATTTGAACACACCTTCTGTAAAGATGCCGGATTGTAATGGTGTCATCGTTAACTATCCTGTACGATACGATCTGTATATTACTATCACGGACGACGCAAATAACCAGCGTTTACCTGGTAAAAAAGCCTATGAAAGGGTATTCCGTAACTATACAGCAGGTACAGATCCCACTGCAAATTCAACAGTACAAAATATCGATGTAACTGATTCATTGGCGTTGACTTCAGGATCTTACCTGATCACGAAACGTCTTGTCGTGAACAGTGATGCACTTGCTTATTACCGGGACAATATTTACATGGCCCAATCCCTGTGTAAAACACTGGATGACTTTATCAATGATCAAAGAGCATTGCAGTCTACAACGGAATGTTTACCATCCTGCCAGGCATGTTTTGTAAGCATTGGTAGCTGGGATAACTTCCGGGCTAATTATATGAGCATTGGCCAGATCCAGGATACTGCCGCCAGCCGGGGTGCTGCATGGACGGCTTATGAAGCAGCCATCGATGCCTGTAATGCGCTGTGCGATAGTACTGCTCAGACTACAAATGTATTGAAGCAGATGTTGCTGGATGTAACAGCACCGTCAGGACAATATGCAGTGCCGGAAAAGAGTGAAAATATCTACTCCATCTTCTATAGTGATTCCGATGTTAAACTGCCTCCATACCAGGATACCCTGATTGTATATCTGGATGAGAATGGTAAAAAGGATACAGTATATGATGAACAGACAGGAGCATGGGTAATTCCGCAAAAACTGACTGCCACACAGTTTGGAAGTAAGTTTAAGTCTTCCTGGGCAAATTCATTATTGAAATATCACCCTGAATATTGTAAATACCTTACTTATATTAAGTATAAGTCAAGTTATGACTGGGATGATAAAGTTTCAAAAATAGATACCTATGCGGATGCAGTAGCAGCGGGATACCTGAACCCATTGGGAGACTCCTCTACCGGTAATTTTACAATCGTTACCGCTAATGTCGATCCGATAAAATATACCAGTATTAAGGATGGTTTGAATAGCCGGATGCAAAACTACATGAAGAGCAATCCCGCTGCTGTAAGCATGTATACTATGGCGATGGTTCGTGTGAAGTGTCCTTCCGATGGAACGTGTTATCAGACCGGTATTCATCCAACAACTGCTTTTGGTTTGCTGACCTGTACTGCAGATCTGGATATGGCATGGCGTGCATTCAGGGAGAGCTATAAGACAGAAAAGCATAACCTGATTGATGCAGTGATTGATGCAGCTTCCTGTTCCGGTACCCCAAAGATATCATCTGCTACACTCATTGCATCAGGATTCCAACCAGTTTTTTATGTAGCAGATAAGGCAGTCAGCGAGCAGGGTCCTTCTTACCTGAATCAAAATCAGGGTTCAGATTCAGTACGTGTGTCTATGGATTCATCTTATGCCCAGAATTGTAGAGCTTACATTGCAGATTGGTATAGTAAATTGATTGGTTGTATTGATTCAGCTACTCTTACTAACGTGATCTTACCAAGGTTAGTAGAAGTATGTAAACAGGGTTCTGATATATCCCATCCATTTGGCTCGAGTACAGTAGCACCAGGTAGCACTTATACATACAAAAGTTTCCAGGCAGTATTGGATGCATATTATGCTGGTAAAAACCTCCCGGCTTATACCTGCAATGCTTACCAGATTACCTCTCCGGCACCTTACGATCAGCAGCCGGCTTATTACGACATCACATTATACAGCAAACCAGACGATTGTCAGTGTACTAAGTTGAATGCGCTGAAGAGCGAATACACAGCAAAAGGAACAAGCCTCACATTTGCTGCTTATCTGACGGCTACGAGAGGTATCCATATGACCCAGGCGAACCTGGATTCCTTGTTGAGCTCATGTAATGGTAATAGCACGTGTGTCAGCCTTACATCTCCTATTACTATTCCACCGGCATTACAGTGCTATACGGGCGATATCTGTATAGGTTGTAAGGTAATTGATACATTGTATAATAGTTATATTTCCAAATATCCGGGTAATGCACCAGTAAGAGAGACAACAGATAGTGTGCAGATGAAGAAGAACCAGTTGTTCGAAAACTATATGAACGTGAGACTGGGCTTTAATAAGCATTATTGGGAGTATATGGACTTCAGGACTTACCAGTGCCAGATCAGTGATACGACAGGCGGCGGAGGTACTGTTATAGCGAGGGTTTCTAATGTCTCTGATCCTGTTGCTGATACTATATTGTTATGTGGAAAGTCAGTGACTATCTTTACTACAGTCAAGGATACAATCAACAATTGTTCTGATAGTGCCTTCCTGGTATATAGTCAGGGGTATGACTTATACAATAATTACAAGGATGTCCTGAAGAATAATTTTGATAAGATTTATCGTGATACGGCGATTGCTGGTGGGCTGCGTGAGTTGTTTACATTAGGGTATGGCACCAGTGAGTATCAGTATACTTTGTATTATTATGACCAGGCGGGGAACCTGACGAGGACAATTCCGCCAGCGGGAGTGGTGATAGATCGAAGTGCAACGTGGAAGGCGAATCTGGCAGCGGCAAGAAGGGCGGGTACACGGTTCGTGCCGGCGCATCAGATGGCGACGGAGTATAGGTATAATACGCTGAATCAGATAGCCTCAAAGAAAACACCTGATGATAGTATTACTAATTACTGGTATGATAAATTAGGTAGGGCGGTTGTTTCTCAGAATGTGAAACAATCATTAGCTAAAAACTATAGTTATACAAACTTTGATGCACTGGGTAGGCCGATTGAGGTAGGAGAGCTAACAAGTGCTACAGCCATGACTAGTACAATTAGCCGAAGTGAGCAAAGTTTAGCAAGCTGGTTGAATGCGGCGGCAGCTACCCGTACGCAGATTACAAAAACGGTTTATGATATTGCTTATTATGCATCTGATACCGTGCTGGTGCAGGATAATCTTAGAAACAGGGTTTCGTGGATGGCAATGTTTGATGATGCTGCATCTCTGAATACTACAGATGGATTAGATTATTCGAGTGGTACATTCTATAGTTATGATATCCATGGTAATGTTAAGTCCCTGTTACAGGACTACAAGCATGGAAATATGCTTATAAATGGTAACCGCTTCAAGACTATTAATTATCAATATGATTTAATTAGTGGTAAGGTTAATTTTGTATCGTATGAGCCAGGGAAGAAGGATGCCTTTTATCATCGTTATAGCTATGATGCGGAAAACCGCCTGACCAACGTTGAAACCAGTCATGATAGTATCTATTGGGAGAATGATGCCTGGTATGAATACTATAAGCATGGTCCGCTGGCTCGTGCAGTGATAGGTCAGCAACAGGTACAGGGTATTGATTATGCATATACCTTACAAGGGTGGCTGAAAGGGGTAAACAGTACCGCGCTTACACCAACATTTGATATAGGAGGTGACGGTGCCAGTGGTAGCCAGGTAGCGAAAGATGCATTTGGATTCGGTATCCACTATTTTGGTAATAGAGAATATACACCTGTCAGTGCCTCTGTTAAGCCATTTGCTGCGGCAGTTGGCAATAGCCCGTTATTCAATGGTAATATCTCTGCTATCAGCCAAAGCATTTCAACGCTTGGCACCCCGCTGGAATATACTTATTCCTACGATGTCCTCAACCGCCTTACAGGTATGGTCGCCAATAAGGGGTTGGATAGTTTAACCAACTCCTGGACCAATGCCTTCACAGCGCTTTCAGATTTCAAAGAAGCGGTTACCTATGATGGAAATGGTAACATCCTGACTTATAATCGTAATGGTAATAAAACCTTTGCAGGCTCACCTTTGGGAATGGATAGCCTGACTTATCATTACCGTCCTGGTACCAATAAGCTTTCCTATGTGACAGACCTGGTCAGAGGCGCTAATTATGGAAATGATATTGATAATCAGTCAATTGGTAATTACAAGTACGACAGTATTGGTAATATAGTTTCTGATGTCCGTGCCGGTGTGGATAGTATCAAGTGGAATGTATATGGTAAAATAGCCAAAATATATAAGCATGACACCACTTCTATTGTCTATGCCTATGATGCAGCTGGAAACCGGATCAGTAAGTCAGTAATCAGCAAAACGCAAGATACTGTCCAGACATTCTATATACGTGACGCTACGGGAAATATACTGAGTACCTATACTTATCGGGATACATCCGTTAATAGTGGCCAGTTAAGTCAGATAGAAGCCAATTTGTATGGTTCCAGCCGTTTAGGGATGACAACCTTGGCAACTAATGTACAGGATGCAACACCATCACCGACAACTAGTATCATAGGGTTAGGTTATGGAGAAAATATTACATTTACAAGAGGAAAGAAGTTCTTTGAGTTAACGAATCATTTGGGTAACGTTCTCGCTACTGTTTCGGACAGGAAAATTGGGGTGTCCCTTGATAGTTCCAGAATAAGTAATTATAACCCGGTTATTACTTTTGCCCAGGAATACTATCCATTCGGTATGTTGATGCCTGGTAGAGGCGGGCATATAGGGACAGGAAGGAATGTTGTGGGTAATAGCGTTGTAATGAATGGAGATACTATCCCTGCGACACTGACAGTCACTCAGCGGACAAATAATACTCCGGGAACTTATATGGCTACGCAGGTGATAAGTTTTGAAGGGGAGTTTGCAAGTGGGACTGGTGATGAGTTTACTACGCTGTTTGTAGATCAGACGAGTGCGGATCCAGGGAGTGAGACTGGAATAAGTTATGGTATAGCTGCGAAGGGGTATAGGTATGGGTTTAATGGGAAGGAGAATGATAATGAGGTGAAGGGTGAGGGGAATGAGCAGGACTTCGGAGCAAGAATTTATGATCCGAGGATCGGACGCTTCTTAAGTGTGGACCCTCTGTCTCAGAAGTACCATAATACACCATATTCATTCGCTGCTAATAGCCCCGTGATATTTGTCGATGTTGATGGAATGGCACCGGACTATCCTCCGTTTTGGCTGGCATTGAAGGAGTTAACATTGTATGGGAATGGGTCAGTAACTAGCGAAGAGTTTAGGCGGGTAGCAAAGGATAATAATGTCAATCCAAATTATTTACCTCGGCTTGGAAGAATATTTGAAGATGCAGCACTAAGGTCATTAGATTTGGCGGGAAAATCCAAAAAGATATATCCATACCTTATTACAGCACCAGATAAATATTTTGTACCAGATGCAATTGATGGCCAGATAGCTTATGTTGACAACTCTATGTATGATAAGGATGTGTATGAATTTCCTAATTCTGTGATTACGGATATTAAATATACAACCACAGGTAGAATTTCTTTAAAACCCGAATTCAATGACGATCAGATAGTTGGATTTATCGATTTTCTTTCTGAAGTAGGTGGTGTAACATTGAATGGAAGGCCAACTGGAAGAAAAGCAGCAGACTATGGTGCCGCAAAGCTGGTACTTGTTACACCTTGGGATGTAGTAATTTCTAAAGATATAATAAATTATGCGAAATCAAAGAATGTAGCTGTTTCTCAAAGGTTTACTGTTGATACCGATACGAATATGGGACTTACGAATCCAAATGATATAACTCTTAAAGTGACTCAATCTATCCATTTGTACAAACCCAAAAGTTTAGTTCCTAGTTTGGATCCCGATAGGAAGTTATTCGGAGATGATGACTTTGATGGAAAGGCTGTTAATGTAAATTGGAAAAAATTGTAAAATTATGATTTGTAAATCATCGATTCTTTTTTGTGTAATTATGATATTTTTGGGATGCAATGGAAGTGTAAATCAAACAGGGTTAAAAGAGATGAGAAGTAAAAAAGAATCTATTATGAAAAAAAAGCCATTTAAAATTAAAGGTGCTGATGGTAATTTCTATGAGGTTTTTCCTATTAGTAAAGAACAATTTGATTCTTTAACTAATAGTCAATCTGAAGGATTTGTGAAAGAAATTTATGAACAATATAATCTGGTAACATATCAACTTTCTGATAGTAGGATTGTTGTGGCTCAATCTGGAAATTATGCGATTTATCCGGATAAAGCTCTATTGCTATATACAATTTCAAAAATAGGGATGTCAACTTCCAAAGAATTGTTATCTGATA
This Chitinophaga sancti DNA region includes the following protein-coding sequences:
- a CDS encoding RHS repeat-associated core domain-containing protein, with protein sequence MRQLLQKYTGIFSVLLLLLITAMDSHAQSVTVLRQTLDSNKIAVNDSIVVTDATYFDVTKLPKLDTPYSVKNVVTLKINEYSKLYLPSEFTASVKVRITYTKPDFKTDTLSQTLTINYKSTDAYTSRSSFVFSNAHKVKVEVLSVTITAEKDILPALTLENEMYVRPVYKLACTDAVTSVSNNGAQLVDTSDELTVQWSAVEGADAYDLEWTHIDSTALFRYGTPLDTEAVFRNNATRVTISGTSYNIPLMFDEPGIIFYRVRSVQERSNNVRMETVWSSKYSAGFGKFGYSGHERSLNWQSAISFAEEGKRKVVVNYYDGSLHSRQTVTKDNSTNTAIVAETMYDYQGRPAIQVMPAPTLSNAVKYFRSFNNAANGAEYDKNQYDSLASASDYLTGGAAAMSSLSGANQYYSANNPESNQGVNRYLPNSNGYAFTQTEYTQDNTGRISRQSGVGDVFKLGSNHETRYQYGSPSQEELDLLFGTDVGDKTHYFKNSVKDANGQVAITYVDMHGRTIATALAGSPDSANLSALPGVTPLTYLDTLSRQGSNQIKDLTLETVESKVVSVDATYTFHYNLNTPSVKMPDCNGVIVNYPVRYDLYITITDDANNQRLPGKKAYERVFRNYTAGTDPTANSTVQNIDVTDSLALTSGSYLITKRLVVNSDALAYYRDNIYMAQSLCKTLDDFINDQRALQSTTECLPSCQACFVSIGSWDNFRANYMSIGQIQDTAASRGAAWTAYEAAIDACNALCDSTAQTTNVLKQMLLDVTAPSGQYAVPEKSENIYSIFYSDSDVKLPPYQDTLIVYLDENGKKDTVYDEQTGAWVIPQKLTATQFGSKFKSSWANSLLKYHPEYCKYLTYIKYKSSYDWDDKVSKIDTYADAVAAGYLNPLGDSSTGNFTIVTANVDPIKYTSIKDGLNSRMQNYMKSNPAAVSMYTMAMVRVKCPSDGTCYQTGIHPTTAFGLLTCTADLDMAWRAFRESYKTEKHNLIDAVIDAASCSGTPKISSATLIASGFQPVFYVADKAVSEQGPSYLNQNQGSDSVRVSMDSSYAQNCRAYIADWYSKLIGCIDSATLTNVILPRLVEVCKQGSDISHPFGSSTVAPGSTYTYKSFQAVLDAYYAGKNLPAYTCNAYQITSPAPYDQQPAYYDITLYSKPDDCQCTKLNALKSEYTAKGTSLTFAAYLTATRGIHMTQANLDSLLSSCNGNSTCVSLTSPITIPPALQCYTGDICIGCKVIDTLYNSYISKYPGNAPVRETTDSVQMKKNQLFENYMNVRLGFNKHYWEYMDFRTYQCQISDTTGGGGTVIARVSNVSDPVADTILLCGKSVTIFTTVKDTINNCSDSAFLVYSQGYDLYNNYKDVLKNNFDKIYRDTAIAGGLRELFTLGYGTSEYQYTLYYYDQAGNLTRTIPPAGVVIDRSATWKANLAAARRAGTRFVPAHQMATEYRYNTLNQIASKKTPDDSITNYWYDKLGRAVVSQNVKQSLAKNYSYTNFDALGRPIEVGELTSATAMTSTISRSEQSLASWLNAAAATRTQITKTVYDIAYYASDTVLVQDNLRNRVSWMAMFDDAASLNTTDGLDYSSGTFYSYDIHGNVKSLLQDYKHGNMLINGNRFKTINYQYDLISGKVNFVSYEPGKKDAFYHRYSYDAENRLTNVETSHDSIYWENDAWYEYYKHGPLARAVIGQQQVQGIDYAYTLQGWLKGVNSTALTPTFDIGGDGASGSQVAKDAFGFGIHYFGNREYTPVSASVKPFAAAVGNSPLFNGNISAISQSISTLGTPLEYTYSYDVLNRLTGMVANKGLDSLTNSWTNAFTALSDFKEAVTYDGNGNILTYNRNGNKTFAGSPLGMDSLTYHYRPGTNKLSYVTDLVRGANYGNDIDNQSIGNYKYDSIGNIVSDVRAGVDSIKWNVYGKIAKIYKHDTTSIVYAYDAAGNRISKSVISKTQDTVQTFYIRDATGNILSTYTYRDTSVNSGQLSQIEANLYGSSRLGMTTLATNVQDATPSPTTSIIGLGYGENITFTRGKKFFELTNHLGNVLATVSDRKIGVSLDSSRISNYNPVITFAQEYYPFGMLMPGRGGHIGTGRNVVGNSVVMNGDTIPATLTVTQRTNNTPGTYMATQVISFEGEFASGTGDEFTTLFVDQTSADPGSETGISYGIAAKGYRYGFNGKENDNEVKGEGNEQDFGARIYDPRIGRFLSVDPLSQKYHNTPYSFAANSPVIFVDVDGMAPDYPPFWLALKELTLYGNGSVTSEEFRRVAKDNNVNPNYLPRLGRIFEDAALRSLDLAGKSKKIYPYLITAPDKYFVPDAIDGQIAYVDNSMYDKDVYEFPNSVITDIKYTTTGRISLKPEFNDDQIVGFIDFLSEVGGVTLNGRPTGRKAADYGAAKLVLVTPWDVVISKDIINYAKSKNVAVSQRFTVDTDTNMGLTNPNDITLKVTQSIHLYKPKSLVPSLDPDRKLFGDDDFDGKAVNVNWKKL